A portion of the Spirochaetota bacterium genome contains these proteins:
- a CDS encoding response regulator produces the protein MKNLNILQESFNLIFEILKTAINVECMIIRYKSQKSDFFKIVKNEGCPEEFLNKMKCKEIYFYNNEFRINNNANTEDCPCILILNKVKEFLENEEVKEVFSFTNFGSFYRNKKLSFDKSSCSIFSSLAFVPIKKPFFENENFNSSSFINSNNFTDKSNENNNYDSNSINNINYKGFFQFCDKKEDIFKKFNINKIEKISTYFSQLLNDIETILTANIFQKFKILIVEDSYEVKIITHKLLTKLGFNTLCSANGKEALEIIKKEKIDLVITDIVMPYINGLDLIKMCYEKYEHYGPKFIIFTTHDEKVSNDFINKYNVFSVLSKPITDLKKLKTTIESCLLS, from the coding sequence ATGAAAAATTTAAATATTTTACAAGAATCTTTTAATCTTATATTTGAAATTCTCAAAACTGCAATAAATGTAGAATGTATGATTATAAGATATAAAAGTCAAAAATCAGATTTTTTTAAGATAGTTAAAAATGAAGGTTGTCCCGAAGAATTTTTAAACAAAATGAAATGTAAAGAAATATATTTTTACAACAATGAATTTAGAATAAATAATAATGCTAATACAGAAGATTGTCCATGTATTCTTATATTAAATAAAGTAAAAGAATTTCTTGAAAATGAAGAAGTCAAAGAGGTTTTTTCTTTTACAAATTTTGGTTCTTTTTATAGAAATAAAAAACTTTCTTTTGACAAATCAAGTTGCTCTATATTTTCCTCTCTTGCATTTGTCCCTATAAAAAAACCTTTCTTTGAAAATGAAAATTTTAATTCTTCAAGTTTTATAAATTCTAATAATTTTACAGATAAGAGCAATGAAAATAATAATTATGATTCTAATAGTATAAACAATATTAATTATAAAGGTTTTTTCCAATTTTGTGACAAAAAGGAAGATATTTTTAAAAAATTTAACATAAATAAAATAGAAAAAATATCTACCTATTTCTCTCAACTTTTAAATGACATAGAAACTATATTAACTGCAAATATTTTTCAAAAATTCAAAATATTGATAGTTGAAGATTCTTATGAAGTTAAAATTATTACTCATAAACTTCTTACAAAACTTGGTTTTAATACTTTATGTTCAGCAAATGGAAAAGAAGCTCTTGAAATAATAAAAAAAGAGAAAATTGACCTTGTTATAACAGATATTGTTATGCCTTACATAAATGGTCTTGATCTTATAAAGATGTGCTATGAAAAGTATGAACATTATGGACCAAAATTTATTATCTTCACAACACACGATGAAAAAGTTTCAAACGATTTTATTAATAAATACAATGTGTTTTCAGTCCTTTCAAAACCCATAACAGATCTTAAAAAACTCAAGACAACTATTGAAAGTTGTTTATTAAGCTAA
- the lexA gene encoding transcriptional repressor LexA produces MEELTKRQEEVLRKIYDFIKKNGYPPTIIELSEILDVNIKTCYGFLLRLQNKGYIGRKDGASRSIILTEEAIEILKKKKIPVLGRIVAGTPVFSEVDIEGELVVDRTKFPKDNYFALKVRGDSMIEAGIYEGDYIIVEPVNNGINGVVEGDIVVAMVDGEVTLKRLYIKRDEGICILHPENKNLKDIIVRGKDLEIVGKVVGLQRFY; encoded by the coding sequence TGAGAAAAATTTATGATTTTATAAAAAAAAATGGTTATCCCCCAACTATTATAGAGCTTTCAGAAATATTAGATGTAAATATAAAAACATGCTATGGGTTTCTTTTAAGACTTCAGAATAAAGGTTATATTGGAAGAAAGGATGGGGCATCAAGAAGTATAATTTTAACAGAAGAAGCGATTGAAATATTAAAAAAGAAAAAAATACCAGTTCTTGGAAGGATAGTTGCAGGAACTCCTGTATTTTCTGAGGTGGATATAGAAGGTGAGTTAGTTGTGGATAGGACAAAATTTCCTAAAGATAACTATTTTGCTTTAAAAGTTAGAGGAGATTCAATGATAGAAGCAGGGATTTATGAAGGTGATTATATTATAGTTGAACCTGTTAATAATGGTATAAATGGAGTAGTGGAGGGTGATATTGTTGTTGCAATGGTTGATGGGGAAGTTACATTAAAAAGATTGTATATAAAAAGAGATGAAGGAATATGTATACTTCATCCTGAAAATAAGAATTTGAAGGATATTATTGTAAGAGGGAAAGATTTGGAGATAGTAGGGAAAGTTGTTGGTTTACAAAGATTTTATTAA